ACAGCCAGCCCATCTACCGGCAGCTTCGCGACATGGTGGCCGCGATGATCCTGGACGGCGTGCTGAACGAGGGTGATCCGCTGCCCTCGGTCCGGCAGGTGGCGGCCGAGTACCGCGTCAACCACCTGACGGTGCTCAAGGGCTACCAGCAGCTGGTGGACGAGCGGCTGGTGGAGACCAGGCGCGGCCGCGGCATGTTCATCAATCCCGGCGCGCGCGACCTGCTGCTGCAGGGGGAGCGCGAGAAGTTCCTCACCGAGCAGTGGCCCCGAATCCAGGAAACCATCCAGCGGCTGGGCCTTACGCCGGAGGACCTGCTCGCCGCCGCCGCGGCATCCGCGTCCAATCCCGCCAAGGAGCGCTGAAGCCATGGCATGCATTCAAGCCCGCGGGCTGCGCAAGTCGTTCGGCAGCACGGTGGCGCTCGACGGTCTGGACCTGACGGTGGAAGAGGGCCGCATCGTGGGGCTGATCGGTCCCAACGGGGCGGGGAAGACCACCGCGCTCAACGCCATCCTGGGCCTCACCCGCTACGAGGGCGAGCTGAACGTGCTGGGGCACAATCCGTGGAGCGAGCGCGACCGGCTGGCGCGCGACGTTTCGTTCATTGCCGACGTCGCGGTGCTGCCGCGCTGGCTGCGGGTTTCGCAGGCGCTGGACTACGTGGCGGGCGTGCATCCGCGCTTCGACCGCGGCAAGGCCGACGGCTTCCTGGCCAATACCGAGATCCGGCGCACGAGCAAAGTCGGCGAGCTGTCCAAGGGGATGGTGGCGCAGCTGCACCTGGCGCTGGTGATGGCCATCGACGCCAGGCTGCTGGTGCTCGATGAGCCGACGCTGGGGCTGGACATCCTCTACCGCAAGCAGTTCTACGATTCGCTGCTGAACGACTTCTTCGACCGCACGCGCACCATCGTGGTCACGACCCACCAGGTGGAGGAGATCCAGGACGTGCTGACGGACCTGGTGTTCATCGACCGCGGGCGCCTCGTTTTGGAGTGCAGCATGGAAGAGTTCGAGCAGCGCTACGTGGAGGTGATGGTTCGCCCCGGGCAGCTGCCCGCGGCACGCGCGCTGGGGCCCATCCACGAGCGCCACCTGTTCGGCCGCAGCATCCTGCTGTTCGATCAAGCGGATCGTGACGAGGTGTCGGCGCTTGGCGAGCTGCGCACGCCCAGCATCGCGGACGTGTTCGTCGCCGTCATGGGCAGCCGTCCGGGCCAGGAACGCGGAGCCGGCCAATGACCATCGCACCGGAAGCCGTCGTGGACGCACCGGCCCGGACGCGGCCGTTCTACTGGTCGGTGCGGCGCGAATTGTGGGAGAACCGCTCCATCTACCTGGCGCCCCTGGGCGTCGCCGCCTTCGCGGTCGCGGGGCTGGTGATTCACGCCGTCACCATGCCCAGCCACATGCCCGGCATGCTGGCCGTGGACGATGCGGACGCGGGATCGGCCTCGGTTACCTACCGGGTCGCGGCGCTGCTGATGCTGGCGACCACGTTCGTCATCGCGGCGTTCTACTGCCTGGAGGCGCTCGCCGGCGAGCGGCGGGACCGCGGCATCCTCTTCTGGAAGTCGCT
The sequence above is a segment of the Longimicrobium sp. genome. Coding sequences within it:
- a CDS encoding GntR family transcriptional regulator, which encodes MVEREWNDSQPIYRQLRDMVAAMILDGVLNEGDPLPSVRQVAAEYRVNHLTVLKGYQQLVDERLVETRRGRGMFINPGARDLLLQGEREKFLTEQWPRIQETIQRLGLTPEDLLAAAAASASNPAKER
- a CDS encoding ABC transporter ATP-binding protein → MACIQARGLRKSFGSTVALDGLDLTVEEGRIVGLIGPNGAGKTTALNAILGLTRYEGELNVLGHNPWSERDRLARDVSFIADVAVLPRWLRVSQALDYVAGVHPRFDRGKADGFLANTEIRRTSKVGELSKGMVAQLHLALVMAIDARLLVLDEPTLGLDILYRKQFYDSLLNDFFDRTRTIVVTTHQVEEIQDVLTDLVFIDRGRLVLECSMEEFEQRYVEVMVRPGQLPAARALGPIHERHLFGRSILLFDQADRDEVSALGELRTPSIADVFVAVMGSRPGQERGAGQ